A segment of the Luteolibacter arcticus genome:
ACCGCTTTGAAATGGCGATCCGCGACAATGGCCGCGGCTTCGATCCCGAGCATGTGCCCGGCACGCGGCAGGGGCACCACGGCCTGGAATCGATGCGGCTGCGGATGAAGTGGCTGGGCGGGCACCTGAAGGTGACGAGCCATCCGGGCAATGGCACGCTGATCGTCTGCCAGGTGGCGAGGACCGCGGCGGAGGCGCTGCTGCCTGCTACGGGGAAGGGCGGGCAGGGGGAGGCGATGGGGACTTGATGGCTGGTCTGCCGGGTTTGCGGACCGCTGGGTGGTTTACCGCGGAGTCGCAGAGGTCGCGGAGGGACGCAGAGATTTGGGGATGGTGGTTTTGGCGTATGGATTTCCTCAAGCTCGCACCCAAGATTCTTCCTCCGTGGTCCTCTGCGTCCTTTGCGACTCTGCGGTGAGCCATTACCGTGGTCGCGGCCACAACCACCATCATGTCCGGCGACTCAAACGATCGAAAAACTACCCGCGGGAGGGATGGACGCGGGGAGCGCGGGCGGTCAGCCCTTGGCATGGACGGAAAGATCCGGCTGCTGATCGTGGATGACCACGCGATGGTGCGGGAGGGCCTCGAGGCGATGCTCTCGGTGGACCCGCGCTTCGAGTGCATTCTCACAGCGTCGTCGCGGGATGAGACTATGCAGATCCTGGAGGAATCGCGGCCGCACTTGATTTTGTTAGACCTGCGGATGCCGGGCTTCGATGGCTTCAATGTGCTCGATACGGTGCTGGCGCGTTGGCCCGCGATGCGGGTGCTGATTCTGTCCGCGGGGGCCACGGGGCCGGAGATTTATCTGGCTCGGCGCACCGGGGCGCGTGGCTACATTTGCAAGACGGCGAAGCGGGATGCGCTGCTGAAGGCGATCGACACGGTCATCGCGGGCGGGACGTTTTTCGAAGACCAGCCGGTGCCGGACGAGGGCGACATGGCGCTGTCCGCGCGGGAGTTGGAGGTGCTGCGGCAGCTCGGCCGCAGTCTTTCCGCGGAGGAGCTGGGCGTGGTGCTCGGCATCAGCAAGCACACCGTGAAGAGCCACCTGAAGGCGATCTTCGTGAAGCTCGGCGTGGCGGGTCAGGCGGAGGCGGTGTCGCGTGCGTACGAGATGGGGATCATCACGGTGGAGAAGGGGAGGTGAGGTGGTGTGGCGGCTTGGGAGCGCCGCTCTTCGGGCCGGCATTCGAAGGACCATTCGGGCCGGTCTGAAGACCGGCGCTCCCGGGGAACCTGCTCCTCCAGGCGGAATATCCCTCCGGGGAGGGATAGTGAAAAATTCCCGGATGGCGTTGCCTTGGGACCGATGCGGGTAACCCCGTGTTCCCGCAGGAAAAACCCCTCCGGGCGAGGCATCGCAACCCAGCGGTTTCCCTCCGCCCGACGTCAAATCCCAGCCGTCCGAACCCATGTTGAACTCGTACCCGACCTCTCGTTCTTCCCGTCGTCTTGCGCTCCAGCTCGCGGGCCTTGTCACCCTGGTGACCGTGGCTCCAGCCGCTGCCGCGACCTTCACCTACACACCCGTATCGGGCACCGGCGATCTTTGGTCGGCAGGGACCCACTGGGATGCCGTCCCGGTCAGCTCTTTCGACACGCGCCTGACCTTCGTCGGGGACAATCTCACGCCGCTCGCCGATTCGCTGGTGAATGTGAACACGGACGATGTTTCCGACCAATTCTCGCTCAACATCCTCGACCTGCAGGGCACGGGTCCGGCCGCCGGTGGCGCATCGATCACGGTGAATGCCGCCGCTCCGGCGACGGGTCTCACGCTGGTGACCGACCTCAGTGCGCCAGTGGTAAATCTGAACGCGCTCGCGGGTGCCTCGGGTCTGACCTATCAGGTCAATCCGGTCCTCACGTTGGCCAATGATGCGACCTTCATCGGAGCGGGCACGGCCACGTTCAAGTTCTCCGGGGGCATCATCGGCGATGGCCGGACGCTTACCAAATCCGGGGCCAGCCTGATGTCGATCGGTGGCACGACCACGCTGGAGAGCCTGCATGTCGGCTTCAACAATGGCGTGGCGGGAAACAACGGTGCGGGTGGAAAGATCACCGCAGCGGCTGGGAGCACGCTGAGCGTCGGCACGGGCACGGGTGCCATCCGTGTCGGCTCGATCAATAGCTCGACCGTCAGCCCGACTGCCGTTGGTGCCCTCGATCTTTCCGCCGCCACGAGCTTCACCGCGAACGTCACCGAGTTCTTCGTGGGCGTGAACTACGGCGGCATGACTACCACCGGCGAAGGCACGCTTAACCTTTCTCCGGCCAACACGATCACAGCCACTACGACGTTTGCGGTAGGACGTAGTGCGGGGAATTTCAACACACCGCTCGCGACTGGCACGGTGCCGGCGAATAGCGCCACCATCGTCAACACGCCGCGGATGGCGATCGGCCAGGGCAAGTCCAACGCCAGCTTCACGGTGGGCAGCAACTCGACCTTTGACGTCAATGGCGTCAGCGGTGGGCGTGCCGAGCTCTGGATCGGGCACCATGACCAAACCGGCTCGGGTAACTGGAGCACCACCGCGGACTTCGGCAACGGTCCCTTCCGGGGATTCCTCTCCACTATTTCCGTCGGCCGGAAATTCGCGGCTTCCACCGGCAACACCACCGGCACCGCGACCTTTGGCAACAGCGATCAAAACGACTTCAACCTCAGTGCCTCGGGCAGCCCGCTGGTGGTCGGCCGCGTGGATGCCGGCACCTCCGGCGTGGCCACCGGCACCCTGACGATCGGTCACCTCGGATCTAACAGTACCATCACCTCCACCAACAACGGCACCGCGATCCTGATCGCCACCGGAGCGGGCACCGCCCAGCGGGCGGTGGGCACCCTGAACCTGGGCCCGGGCAGCCTCACGCTAAACACCACGGGCGCCGGGATCTCGGGTGACACCACGAACCTGCTCAACACCGGCAAGGTGAAGTTCAATGGCACCACGCTGATCGCGGGCGGTGCGAGCACCGGCTTCATCCAAGGCCTCGACAACGCGGAGATCTCCGACGGCGGACTGACCATCGCCTCGAACAGCAACATCACCATTCCCCAGGGCCTGAGCCATGACCCCGCCGGTGCGGCGATCGACGGCGGCCTGACCAAGGACAATCCCGGCATTCTCACCCTGCCCTCTACCAATACCTACACCGGCACCACCACGATCGCCGGTGGCATCATCTTCTTCACGAAGACCGCGGCGCTGCCCGGCTTCGCCACGCCCGGCCGGCTTTCGGTTGGAGAGTTGGGCGGGCTTGGCATGAATGTCGGCGGTGCGGGTGAATTCACACTTGCCCAGCTCGACACGTATCGCACCGACGGCACGACCTTCACAGGCACCCATCACCCGCTCATCCTCGACACCGCGAATGCGGGCGGCGAACTCACCTACACGACCACGCGATCGGACATGGGTTCCTTCGTGAAACGCGGCAGCCACAAGCTGACGCTCGACACCGACGTGGACATCAAGGGTGGCCTCGACATCGGCATCAGCCAGAATGGCGGCACCCTTGCCATCGCCGCCGGCAAGGACTTCAGCCTCGCGCCGTCCGAGCTCAATGGTCTCGGTGCCGTGAACCTCGGCGTGGCGGGCGGGACCAACTCGCTCGGCACGCTGGATGCCTCGGCGGCGGATAGTTTCTCCATGGAAGCGTCCACCTTGCGGCTGGGAGTGACCACCGGCAGTGGCACCGCGGGAGGAACCCTTTCCCTGCCCGCGACTTCCTCCATCACCGCCCACACCGAGATCGTCGTCGCGGATAGCAACAACACCTTCAACAACGTCAACAGCACCATCACCACCGCTGCGGGCGGCACGGCGCAGATCCGCACGCCGCGGCTGTGGATCGGCCATGGCAAGGGGCGCGGCTTCTTGACCCTCGGTGCCGGTTCCACGCTCGATCTCGCCCATCTCGAAGGTGGCCGCACCGCGGTGGAAGTGGGGAACAATACCACCAGTGGCGGCAGCGGCGGCTGGACCGGCACCGTGGATCTCTCCGCCGGTGTCTTCAAGGGCGAGCTCAGCAGCCTGCTCATCGGGGCCACCAGTGCCACCAGCGCGACTTCGTCGGCGGTCGGCACGATGACGCTTTCTAACAGTCCGCTCAACCATCTGGACATCGAGGGTGCCGGCAGTCCCCTGACCATCGGCCGATATACTGGCAGCACCAGCGGCACCGCCACCGGCACGCTCACGCTCGGCAACCTCGACGCCGACAGCTCGATCACCAGTACGGACAACGGCACGGCCATCCTCATCGCGACCGGCGGTGGGGCAGGCGCGGCGAAAGCGACGGGTACGCTCAATCTCAACGGCGGAACCCTGACCATCACCACCACCGGCAGCGCGCTCCGTGGCGACGCGGCGAATCCCGACAACGTGAGCACGGTCAACTTCAACGGCATCACCCTCAAGGCCGGCGCCTCAAGCACCGACTGGATCGGCAATCTCAAGACCGCCAATATCGCTGCCGGTGGACTGACGCTGGATACCAACGGCTTCGACATCGCGATCGCCCAGGTGCTCTCCGGGACGGGCTCCTTCACGAAGAGCGGCACCGGCGCGCTCATCTGCTACGACGCGAACTCCTATAGTGGTAGTACTACGGTGAGTGCCGGCGCGCTCTCGCTCGCCGATGTCATGCTGTCCGATACTGCTGCGGTGACCGTGGCCGCCGGCGCGGTGCTTGATCTGGCGTATCCCGCCGCCGCGACCGATACCGTGCTGTCGCTGTCGCTCGGCGGCGTGCCTGCGAGCATCGGCGTGTGGGGCGCGGTGGGATCCGGTGCACCGAATACCAGCGCGCTGATCACCGGCATCGGACGCCTCAATGTGCTCACCGGGCCCGCCGGCAGCGATCCCTACGACACCTGGGCCAGCCAGATCACGAATCCCGATGATCGCGATCGTTCGGATGATGCCGATCACGATGGCTTCTCCAATGAGCTGGAGTATCTCTTCGGCACCTCGCCTGTCGCGAACGATGGCGCGCTGGTCCAGAGCAGCCTGGTGGGAACAAACCTTATCGTGCGGTGGAACCAGCTCGAAAGCGGCGGCATCTATCAGCTTCAGGAGAGTCTCACCCTGGTGGACTCGCCCTGGCCGGTGAGTGTGGTGGTTCCGGTCATCGCTGCCGATCAAGGCGGGGTTCCCTCGAGCTATGATCGAATGGAAGCTACGGTGCCGATCGATGGCGCGCGCAAGTTCGTGCGGGTCAGTGGGTTGGAGGATTGAAGATTGAAGATTTTCGCAAGGCGCTCATTGGGTTCCGTCTTGGGATGAGAGCACCGGTCCGCAAGGGCCGGTGCTTTTGTTTTTCATCCTAGACGTGAGGCGAATCATCTCTGGTTTCTAGCAAATCGACACGGCCACTTCATATGGAGGCCGAAGGCCCTCGGACTGCTGCGATTGTTCGCAGCTTTGGAGTGAAGGGTGAGGCGCACTTCTCCTTTGGATGGAAGCGGTCCCGGCGGGTCGCTTCACTTCACCGGAACGGACGGCCCTGGGGTTCATTCGGAGAGCTGCGAAGAATCGCAGCAGTCCCAGGGCGGCTGCGCCGCGGTCATGGTTCAGACCACGGGGGAGGGCCATCAATCCTCCGGCACGCCGAGCCGCGCGGGCAACTGATTCCCACTGCCGAAGTTCGGCAGCCCCGGGCCGAACACCGGCCACGGGGTGTTGGCTTCGAGGAACTCGGGGCGCGTCATCAGATAGAGGGACGCGGGAAATAGGGTGGTGGAGTTGAAGGCTCCCCAACTAACCGTAGTGCCGACGCGGTTCGCGCCGACGTAGTGATCAGCTCCGGTCGTAAGCACCTGGGACAGGCAGTTGCCGATGATCGTCTGCCGCCGCGTTCCCGATTGCGCGCTGCCGACCTTGCCGGTGGCGAAGTTCCTGAACCACGTGTTGCCGGGGCCGGTGGTGGCCTCGATGTCGGCCCAGCCGTCCTTGGAGGTGTCCGCATAGCCTTCCTCGAACATGTTGCCTTCGAAGAGATTCATGTAGGCGTGGACGGCGTGCAGGGCCACGTCGTTGTAGTC
Coding sequences within it:
- a CDS encoding response regulator transcription factor, whose translation is MDGKIRLLIVDDHAMVREGLEAMLSVDPRFECILTASSRDETMQILEESRPHLILLDLRMPGFDGFNVLDTVLARWPAMRVLILSAGATGPEIYLARRTGARGYICKTAKRDALLKAIDTVIAGGTFFEDQPVPDEGDMALSARELEVLRQLGRSLSAEELGVVLGISKHTVKSHLKAIFVKLGVAGQAEAVSRAYEMGIITVEKGR
- a CDS encoding beta strand repeat-containing protein, whose amino-acid sequence is MLNSYPTSRSSRRLALQLAGLVTLVTVAPAAAATFTYTPVSGTGDLWSAGTHWDAVPVSSFDTRLTFVGDNLTPLADSLVNVNTDDVSDQFSLNILDLQGTGPAAGGASITVNAAAPATGLTLVTDLSAPVVNLNALAGASGLTYQVNPVLTLANDATFIGAGTATFKFSGGIIGDGRTLTKSGASLMSIGGTTTLESLHVGFNNGVAGNNGAGGKITAAAGSTLSVGTGTGAIRVGSINSSTVSPTAVGALDLSAATSFTANVTEFFVGVNYGGMTTTGEGTLNLSPANTITATTTFAVGRSAGNFNTPLATGTVPANSATIVNTPRMAIGQGKSNASFTVGSNSTFDVNGVSGGRAELWIGHHDQTGSGNWSTTADFGNGPFRGFLSTISVGRKFAASTGNTTGTATFGNSDQNDFNLSASGSPLVVGRVDAGTSGVATGTLTIGHLGSNSTITSTNNGTAILIATGAGTAQRAVGTLNLGPGSLTLNTTGAGISGDTTNLLNTGKVKFNGTTLIAGGASTGFIQGLDNAEISDGGLTIASNSNITIPQGLSHDPAGAAIDGGLTKDNPGILTLPSTNTYTGTTTIAGGIIFFTKTAALPGFATPGRLSVGELGGLGMNVGGAGEFTLAQLDTYRTDGTTFTGTHHPLILDTANAGGELTYTTTRSDMGSFVKRGSHKLTLDTDVDIKGGLDIGISQNGGTLAIAAGKDFSLAPSELNGLGAVNLGVAGGTNSLGTLDASAADSFSMEASTLRLGVTTGSGTAGGTLSLPATSSITAHTEIVVADSNNTFNNVNSTITTAAGGTAQIRTPRLWIGHGKGRGFLTLGAGSTLDLAHLEGGRTAVEVGNNTTSGGSGGWTGTVDLSAGVFKGELSSLLIGATSATSATSSAVGTMTLSNSPLNHLDIEGAGSPLTIGRYTGSTSGTATGTLTLGNLDADSSITSTDNGTAILIATGGGAGAAKATGTLNLNGGTLTITTTGSALRGDAANPDNVSTVNFNGITLKAGASSTDWIGNLKTANIAAGGLTLDTNGFDIAIAQVLSGTGSFTKSGTGALICYDANSYSGSTTVSAGALSLADVMLSDTAAVTVAAGAVLDLAYPAAATDTVLSLSLGGVPASIGVWGAVGSGAPNTSALITGIGRLNVLTGPAGSDPYDTWASQITNPDDRDRSDDADHDGFSNELEYLFGTSPVANDGALVQSSLVGTNLIVRWNQLESGGIYQLQESLTLVDSPWPVSVVVPVIAADQGGVPSSYDRMEATVPIDGARKFVRVSGLED